One window of the Leucobacter komagatae genome contains the following:
- a CDS encoding sigma-70 family RNA polymerase sigma factor, whose translation MIDERESTVAEPITDSELCDLIRGGEAWPLATLWERYHAVALGWAKRKDPAHAEDAVSEAFDSIYRALLDGGGPTESFTSYLFRTVTSQLSKHWRADSRELSIDDFDAEVLESGASDDHLADIEEQEAAAAALEDLPLRWKHVILAVDVAGKPVQEVAVDLELTPNSTSVLLKRAREGLKRSWLKQMHPPRELAADCAACVSDFSEMRWGRKGSRKAARASAHVEGCPQCKARWRRFAEQASVIGMVSTGVIAMERGWKRKALAAAAAFASAGVLVVAAGVAIPALQGTPSAPELPTVPLQGPTGEGPGGLDGGVAGSTGGGRPDAAAAGPGGTATSGRGGAVGGDADSGGETSPPGGGARADFDAVPSGFVEIPNTAHVNVNDLDVDGDGAPGTPTNTVWTKWGTAAAVKVDSTDQGVGLPGAKFLLWASEQTEGCRISKSLTPVVDDDGEAIVVESGVNGALDIPPLWVGDDEVDGGKFSSGLTARCYVLEEIAAPTGYVLPEGQAARSEIIVRGWDTAEPVAPIAIPNTAEPASWLARTGQNGQLLIAGGGALLLVAGGLVVVARPRGR comes from the coding sequence GTGATCGACGAGCGAGAGTCCACCGTGGCCGAGCCAATCACGGACAGCGAGCTGTGCGACCTGATCCGTGGTGGTGAGGCATGGCCGCTCGCGACGCTCTGGGAGCGGTATCACGCCGTCGCGCTCGGGTGGGCCAAACGGAAAGATCCCGCGCACGCCGAGGACGCGGTCTCCGAGGCGTTTGACTCGATCTACCGCGCTCTGCTTGACGGGGGCGGCCCCACTGAGTCGTTCACGAGCTACCTGTTTCGCACGGTCACGTCACAGCTCTCCAAACACTGGCGAGCCGACAGTCGAGAACTCTCAATCGATGATTTCGACGCCGAGGTTCTTGAGAGCGGGGCGAGCGACGACCACCTTGCGGATATCGAGGAGCAGGAGGCCGCCGCCGCCGCGCTTGAAGACCTACCGCTGCGGTGGAAGCATGTGATTCTGGCCGTCGACGTCGCGGGTAAACCCGTCCAAGAGGTCGCGGTTGATCTTGAACTGACCCCGAACTCGACCTCGGTGTTGCTGAAACGCGCACGAGAAGGCCTCAAGCGCTCCTGGCTGAAGCAGATGCACCCGCCGAGGGAGCTTGCGGCTGATTGCGCCGCCTGCGTGAGTGACTTCAGCGAAATGCGTTGGGGCCGCAAGGGGAGCCGCAAGGCCGCACGCGCCTCGGCACACGTTGAGGGCTGCCCGCAGTGCAAAGCCAGGTGGCGCCGCTTCGCCGAGCAGGCAAGCGTGATCGGCATGGTGAGCACCGGGGTGATCGCGATGGAGCGAGGCTGGAAGCGGAAGGCGCTCGCCGCAGCCGCCGCTTTTGCGTCTGCTGGGGTGCTGGTCGTGGCCGCCGGTGTCGCGATTCCGGCGCTGCAGGGTACGCCCAGCGCCCCTGAGCTGCCGACAGTGCCGTTGCAGGGGCCGACCGGCGAAGGCCCTGGTGGCCTCGACGGCGGCGTTGCCGGTTCCACGGGTGGAGGCCGGCCTGACGCGGCTGCCGCCGGGCCCGGTGGCACCGCGACCAGTGGTCGCGGCGGAGCAGTCGGTGGCGACGCTGATTCCGGTGGCGAGACCTCGCCACCGGGCGGGGGCGCTCGGGCCGACTTTGACGCTGTTCCGTCGGGGTTCGTCGAGATCCCAAACACGGCGCATGTCAACGTGAACGACCTTGACGTTGACGGTGACGGGGCGCCCGGCACGCCCACGAACACCGTGTGGACGAAGTGGGGAACTGCGGCGGCGGTAAAGGTTGACTCGACGGATCAGGGGGTCGGGCTGCCCGGGGCGAAGTTTCTGCTGTGGGCGAGTGAGCAGACCGAGGGCTGCCGTATCTCGAAGAGTCTGACACCGGTTGTGGACGATGACGGTGAGGCGATTGTTGTTGAGAGCGGCGTGAACGGTGCCCTCGACATTCCGCCACTGTGGGTCGGGGACGATGAGGTTGATGGCGGCAAGTTCTCCAGCGGGCTGACCGCTCGCTGCTACGTGCTTGAGGAAATTGCGGCCCCGACCGGATATGTGCTCCCAGAAGGGCAAGCGGCTCGCAGCGAGATCATCGTTCGTGGCTGGGACACGGCCGAGCCGGTGGCGCCCATTGCCATACCGAACACCGCAGAGCCCGCATCTTGGCTGGCTCGGACAGGTCAGAACGGTCAACTGCTGATCGCTGGAGGCGGGGCACTGTTGCTCGTTGCTGGCGGCCTTGTGGTGGTCGCCAGACCGCGGGGAAGGTAG
- a CDS encoding LacI family DNA-binding transcriptional regulator, whose amino-acid sequence MSRPEASSPRPARVTAAEVAELAGTSVATVSLVVNGKTAGRVSQANIERVLSAVRELGYVVDHTASSLAKGTSNIVILVAPDLSNPFYGRVISGIKAELGSEYQLLLSVTGEGRNPSAADVHRLVALRPAGLLVEAPDDAFLRDLPAGAPLVLLDAPGRETQAPTVNFDLTSGISALLTHLAARGHTRIGYLDSLTRTETFELRRTLLERGAAAHGMDYVAIPEAASLIDPDGAAAAFAKYWPRWRDAGVTALVCATDSHAYGVLGKARELGVSVPGTLAVTGFDNLPASAIVSPALTTVELPGEALGRGAVRALMAQRDGSDEHADQDRPTGPGVAALAAAPLIGARLIVRDSA is encoded by the coding sequence ATGTCTCGACCCGAAGCTAGTTCGCCACGGCCGGCTCGCGTGACCGCCGCCGAGGTAGCCGAACTGGCGGGCACCTCGGTGGCAACGGTCTCGCTCGTGGTGAACGGCAAAACCGCGGGCCGAGTCTCGCAGGCGAACATCGAGCGGGTGCTGTCAGCTGTGCGGGAGCTCGGGTACGTCGTCGACCACACTGCCTCGTCGCTCGCCAAGGGCACGTCAAACATCGTGATCCTCGTCGCCCCCGACCTCTCGAACCCGTTCTACGGTCGGGTGATCTCCGGGATCAAAGCCGAGCTCGGCAGCGAGTACCAGCTGCTGCTCTCCGTGACGGGGGAGGGCCGCAACCCGAGCGCAGCCGACGTGCACCGCCTCGTCGCGCTCAGGCCCGCTGGCTTGCTCGTCGAGGCGCCCGATGATGCGTTTCTGCGCGACCTCCCCGCGGGCGCCCCGCTCGTGCTGCTCGATGCGCCGGGGCGCGAAACCCAGGCGCCGACGGTGAACTTCGACCTCACGAGTGGCATCAGCGCGCTGCTCACGCACCTCGCGGCGCGCGGCCACACCCGCATCGGCTACCTCGACAGCCTCACGCGCACCGAGACGTTCGAGCTGCGCCGCACGCTGCTTGAGCGCGGTGCCGCCGCGCACGGCATGGACTACGTCGCGATTCCCGAGGCGGCGAGCCTCATCGATCCTGATGGTGCGGCCGCCGCGTTCGCTAAGTACTGGCCGCGGTGGCGCGACGCGGGCGTCACCGCGCTTGTCTGCGCGACCGACTCGCACGCCTACGGGGTGCTCGGCAAGGCGCGCGAGCTCGGAGTCAGCGTGCCCGGCACGCTCGCCGTCACCGGGTTCGACAACCTCCCGGCCTCCGCGATCGTGTCGCCCGCGCTCACCACGGTTGAGTTGCCCGGCGAGGCGCTCGGCCGCGGTGCGGTGCGGGCACTCATGGCGCAGCGTGACGGGAGCGACGAGCACGCCGATCAGGATCGCCCCACGGGTCCAGGCGTGGCCGCTCTGGCGGCGGCTCCGCTCATCGGCGCGCGACTCATCGTGCGCGATTCGGCGTAG
- a CDS encoding nucleoside hydrolase, with translation MTKKIILDCDPGHDDAVALLLAHGNPEIELLAVTTVVGNQTLPKVTRNALSVARVAGITGVPFAAGAARPLVRNIEVAPDIHGESGLDGPVLPEPEIELDPRHAIDLIIDTVMAHEPGTVTLVPTGGLTNIAMAARKEPRIVERVKEVVLMGGGYHVGNWSAVAEFNIKIDPEAAHIVFNEKWPVVMVGLDLTHQALATDEVAAQIAAVGTKPAKFVGELLDFFALAYKDAQGFDAPPVHDPCAVAYVIDPTIVKTVKVPIDIELTGTLTLGMTVADFRAEAPDDCTTWAATELDAPRFWNLVTEALENIGEVDF, from the coding sequence TTGACTAAGAAGATCATTCTCGACTGTGACCCCGGACACGACGACGCCGTTGCCCTGCTGCTCGCACACGGCAACCCCGAGATCGAGCTGCTCGCGGTGACCACCGTTGTTGGCAACCAGACGCTTCCGAAGGTGACGCGCAACGCGCTCTCCGTCGCCCGGGTCGCGGGCATCACTGGCGTCCCGTTCGCGGCCGGCGCCGCGCGCCCGCTCGTGCGCAATATCGAGGTCGCCCCCGACATCCATGGCGAATCGGGGCTCGACGGCCCCGTGCTCCCCGAGCCCGAGATCGAGCTCGACCCGCGCCACGCGATCGACCTCATCATCGACACGGTCATGGCCCACGAGCCCGGCACCGTCACGCTCGTGCCGACTGGCGGCCTCACGAACATCGCGATGGCGGCCCGCAAGGAGCCCCGCATCGTCGAGCGCGTGAAGGAGGTCGTGCTCATGGGCGGCGGCTACCACGTCGGCAACTGGTCGGCAGTCGCCGAGTTCAATATCAAGATCGACCCCGAGGCCGCGCACATCGTGTTCAACGAGAAGTGGCCCGTCGTGATGGTCGGCCTCGACCTCACGCACCAGGCGCTCGCGACCGACGAGGTCGCCGCCCAGATCGCAGCGGTCGGCACGAAGCCCGCGAAGTTCGTCGGCGAACTGCTCGACTTCTTCGCACTCGCGTACAAGGACGCTCAGGGCTTCGACGCTCCCCCGGTACACGATCCCTGCGCGGTCGCCTACGTCATCGACCCGACGATCGTGAAGACCGTGAAGGTGCCAATCGACATCGAGCTCACGGGCACCCTCACCCTCGGGATGACCGTCGCGGACTTCCGCGCTGAGGCTCCCGACGACTGCACGACCTGGGCCGCAACCGAGCTCGACGCCCCCCGTTTCTGGAACCTCGTGACCGAGGCCCTCGAGAACATCGGCGAGGTCGACTTCTAA
- a CDS encoding MFS transporter translates to MNAIAQKPAVRVGSLMVALLAACVAFQLNASMLSPALVTMAKELNTDDATIGLSQTMFFTAAALFSLFLPRLSDIIGRKRVLVGMLAIMAVGTVIAALAVNVEMLFVGRIIQGVTGPVVPVTLLMLRNEIQDPKRYGTMMGVITAVNGGIAGIDALAGGWLVANHGFRSVFWTMTVVAVVAIVFVLVWAPESRPSKDTKMDWLGVVPLVVSIGSFLTFLNFLGAVNDSNWFIIWALPVIGLASFWAFWVLESKIAAPLIPPRYLKQRSSWALLATTLLTMTGVFAVVNGLVASIAQNAEAGFGLGADLTSLWFLMPYAVAGWIVGPFAGRLAPTFGYLNVMRVGMLGTIVGTIVMAFVGVHSLPVLIVTTILLGITYAGIGNIMLNGLGIVLSPKDNPGFLPGLNAGAFNLGAGVSFAILPAVQLLFTSADDPTSTTGYSAGMLAGAAISILGFAMSFLIPAPTDAEVAAPAPGK, encoded by the coding sequence ATGAACGCCATCGCGCAAAAGCCCGCGGTGCGCGTGGGCTCCCTCATGGTCGCGCTGCTCGCAGCGTGCGTCGCCTTCCAGCTCAACGCCTCGATGCTCAGCCCCGCGCTCGTGACGATGGCGAAAGAGCTGAACACTGATGACGCAACGATCGGTCTCTCGCAGACCATGTTCTTCACGGCCGCGGCGCTCTTCTCACTGTTCCTCCCCCGCCTCTCCGACATCATCGGCCGCAAACGCGTGCTCGTCGGCATGCTCGCGATCATGGCTGTCGGCACCGTCATAGCCGCGCTCGCCGTGAACGTCGAGATGCTCTTCGTCGGCCGCATCATCCAGGGCGTCACCGGCCCCGTGGTTCCGGTAACGCTGCTCATGCTGCGCAACGAGATTCAAGATCCGAAGCGGTACGGCACGATGATGGGCGTCATCACCGCCGTCAACGGCGGCATCGCCGGCATCGACGCGCTCGCCGGCGGCTGGCTCGTCGCGAACCACGGCTTCCGGTCGGTGTTCTGGACGATGACGGTCGTCGCCGTGGTCGCGATCGTGTTCGTGCTCGTGTGGGCCCCCGAGAGCCGCCCGTCGAAGGATACGAAGATGGACTGGCTGGGCGTTGTGCCCCTCGTCGTGTCGATCGGCTCGTTCCTCACCTTCCTGAACTTCCTCGGAGCGGTGAACGACAGCAACTGGTTCATCATCTGGGCGCTGCCCGTCATCGGTCTCGCCTCGTTCTGGGCGTTCTGGGTGCTCGAGTCGAAGATCGCGGCCCCGCTCATCCCGCCGCGCTACCTCAAGCAGAGGTCGAGTTGGGCGCTGCTCGCCACGACGCTTCTCACCATGACCGGTGTCTTCGCGGTCGTGAACGGCCTCGTCGCGTCGATCGCGCAGAACGCCGAGGCCGGGTTCGGCTTGGGCGCCGACCTCACGTCACTCTGGTTCCTCATGCCATACGCGGTCGCCGGGTGGATCGTCGGGCCGTTCGCAGGGCGCCTCGCGCCGACCTTCGGGTACCTCAACGTGATGCGCGTCGGCATGCTCGGCACCATCGTCGGCACCATCGTGATGGCGTTCGTCGGCGTGCACTCGCTGCCCGTGCTCATCGTCACCACGATCCTGCTCGGCATCACCTACGCGGGCATCGGCAACATCATGCTCAACGGCCTCGGCATCGTGCTGTCGCCGAAGGACAACCCCGGCTTCCTCCCTGGCCTGAACGCAGGCGCGTTCAACCTGGGCGCCGGTGTGAGCTTCGCGATCCTGCCCGCCGTGCAGCTGCTGTTCACCTCGGCCGATGACCCGACGTCGACCACCGGGTACAGCGCGGGCATGCTCGCTGGCGCCGCGATCTCGATCCTCGGCTTCGCGATGAGCTTCCTCATCCCGGCGCCGACGGACGCCGAGGTCGCTGCCCCGGCTCCGGGGAAGTAA
- a CDS encoding ribokinase encodes MTDGLILVVGSLNADLVVQTARFPQPGETLTGSELRVIPGGKGANQAVAAGRLGGNVAMVGALGADANGALLRDSVEASGVDTAHVASLDGVATGTAVITVDGAGENTIIVSPGANGKLGIAELDAAAELFERAAILCLSLEVELDVVLEAARRARAAGARVLLNLSPYGPVPDELLGLTNILLINEHEAADLLGLTPEQVLAEGGKHTRAALTERGIPRAVVTAGAAGSIVFDGATRDGADAVPVASPKVTAVDTTGCGDAFMGSLALRLAAGDHLAVAAGYAATVGSFAATRAGAQASYPTPEELAAFLATHG; translated from the coding sequence ATGACCGACGGCCTCATTCTTGTAGTTGGTTCGCTGAACGCAGACCTGGTGGTGCAGACCGCGCGCTTCCCGCAGCCGGGAGAGACGCTCACCGGCTCGGAGCTGCGCGTCATCCCCGGCGGGAAGGGCGCGAACCAAGCGGTCGCCGCCGGCCGCCTCGGAGGCAACGTGGCGATGGTCGGAGCGCTCGGCGCCGACGCGAACGGCGCGCTGCTGCGCGACTCGGTCGAGGCCTCCGGCGTCGACACCGCGCACGTCGCCTCGCTGGACGGCGTCGCCACGGGCACCGCCGTGATCACCGTCGATGGGGCGGGCGAGAACACGATCATCGTCTCGCCTGGCGCGAACGGCAAGCTCGGGATCGCGGAGCTCGATGCCGCGGCTGAGCTCTTCGAGCGCGCCGCGATCCTGTGCCTGAGCCTCGAGGTCGAACTCGACGTGGTGCTCGAAGCCGCCCGCCGCGCCCGCGCCGCCGGCGCCCGCGTGCTTCTCAATCTCTCTCCCTACGGCCCCGTTCCAGACGAACTGCTCGGCCTCACGAACATCCTGCTCATCAACGAACACGAGGCTGCCGACCTGCTGGGCCTCACACCCGAGCAGGTGCTTGCCGAGGGCGGCAAGCACACGCGGGCTGCGCTCACCGAGCGCGGGATCCCGCGCGCCGTCGTGACCGCGGGCGCCGCGGGCAGCATCGTGTTTGATGGCGCGACGCGCGACGGCGCCGACGCGGTTCCGGTCGCCTCGCCGAAGGTCACCGCCGTCGATACGACGGGCTGCGGCGACGCGTTCATGGGCTCGCTCGCGCTCCGCCTCGCGGCGGGCGACCACCTCGCGGTCGCGGCGGGCTACGCGGCCACCGTCGGCAGCTTCGCGGCGACCCGGGCCGGCGCACAGGCGTCGTACCCCACGCCCGAGGAGCTCGCGGCGTTCTTGGCCACTCACGGGTAG
- a CDS encoding amidohydrolase has product MTALTAEAKRTAQAWIDENLTELTEWHTHIWELAEPAWREYRSQQWYVARLREEGFDVEDGSAGMPTAFSATWSNGDGPTLLTYAEYDAVPGNSQAATTSETPREGLSRFAAGHTDPHSVLGISTLAGVLATKHAMTVHGIGGTLKYTGEPAEKMHGSKVVHGLRGYYDDADAIVSFHPFYMLPLCNTARWDTQCGAYYSKVYSFICDEPETWQLSSADPNSPIPASHSAARAPGANVALMQMYTASRTMLDSMLPATGGWSFSDAILSDGQATADNLPQRIARIQFSWRTPDIEMAEHILTILDRNAQAAAMMAHCAAEDRWIARSRPGRTNHVMSETLYANLEEVGAPSYGPEAIGVAQEIQRSLGREATPKPFLAETEQLISPQEAERLLREHMPAWQRNWTSDDYVEMSHYAPLVRFYVSRPALQPVPGEGPYPAWVMNALGGIPETIAPTIVTAGKTVSGTFLDLLTKPETLKAAQQEFAQRVAAEPMPALLPVDFEPPIDLPWPDYSGAAEHRHW; this is encoded by the coding sequence GTGACCGCACTCACCGCCGAGGCCAAGCGCACCGCGCAGGCGTGGATTGATGAAAACCTGACCGAACTCACCGAGTGGCACACCCACATCTGGGAGCTCGCCGAGCCGGCGTGGCGCGAGTACCGCTCGCAGCAGTGGTACGTTGCGCGCCTCCGCGAGGAGGGGTTCGACGTTGAGGACGGGTCGGCGGGGATGCCGACAGCGTTCAGTGCCACCTGGTCGAACGGCGACGGGCCGACGCTGCTCACCTATGCGGAGTACGACGCCGTGCCGGGCAACAGCCAGGCAGCCACGACCTCGGAGACTCCCCGCGAGGGCCTCAGCCGTTTCGCTGCGGGGCACACCGACCCCCACTCGGTGCTCGGCATCTCGACACTCGCTGGCGTACTCGCGACGAAGCACGCGATGACCGTGCACGGCATCGGCGGCACGCTCAAGTACACCGGCGAGCCCGCCGAAAAGATGCACGGCTCGAAGGTCGTGCACGGGCTGCGCGGCTACTACGACGACGCCGACGCGATCGTCTCGTTCCACCCGTTCTACATGCTGCCGCTCTGCAACACCGCCCGCTGGGACACCCAGTGCGGCGCGTACTACAGCAAGGTCTACTCGTTCATCTGCGACGAGCCCGAGACCTGGCAGCTCTCGAGCGCCGACCCGAACTCGCCGATCCCCGCCTCCCACTCGGCGGCCCGCGCTCCCGGAGCGAACGTGGCGCTCATGCAGATGTACACGGCTTCGCGCACCATGCTCGACTCGATGCTGCCCGCAACGGGCGGTTGGAGCTTCTCTGACGCGATCCTGAGCGACGGTCAGGCCACCGCAGACAACCTGCCGCAGCGGATCGCGCGCATCCAGTTCTCTTGGCGCACCCCCGATATCGAGATGGCCGAGCACATTCTCACGATCCTCGACCGCAACGCGCAGGCCGCCGCGATGATGGCGCACTGCGCCGCGGAGGATCGGTGGATCGCGCGCAGCCGCCCCGGCCGCACGAACCACGTGATGAGTGAGACCCTGTACGCGAACCTCGAGGAGGTTGGCGCCCCGAGCTACGGCCCCGAAGCCATCGGAGTCGCGCAGGAGATTCAGCGCTCGCTCGGCCGCGAGGCGACCCCCAAGCCGTTTCTCGCGGAGACCGAGCAGCTCATCTCGCCGCAGGAGGCAGAGCGGCTGCTGCGCGAGCACATGCCCGCGTGGCAGCGGAACTGGACGAGCGATGACTACGTCGAGATGAGCCACTACGCCCCGCTCGTGCGGTTCTACGTCTCGCGCCCCGCCCTCCAGCCGGTGCCGGGCGAGGGCCCCTACCCGGCCTGGGTCATGAACGCGCTCGGTGGCATCCCCGAGACGATCGCCCCCACGATCGTGACGGCGGGCAAGACGGTCTCGGGCACGTTCCTCGACCTGCTCACGAAGCCGGAGACGCTCAAAGCAGCGCAGCAGGAGTTCGCGCAGCGCGTGGCTGCGGAGCCGATGCCTGCGCTCCTCCCCGTCGACTTCGAACCGCCGATCGACCTGCCCTGGCCCGACTACTCAGGGGCGGCAGAGCACCGCCACTGGTAG
- a CDS encoding C-terminal binding protein, producing the protein MRPLAVYTDTDDTDVSAGVRLLEAAGYEVRVLETREPEAIIAGARDAEVLLLGYAPITREIIEALPKLRLIALMSMGFDFVDIDAATEQGVWVTNVPGAATEEVATHALALLLHAKRQLPFYLASATPERWNERAEVAPARLSELQLGIVGLGKIGREFARVAGPLFGGVVGYDPFLPDTPEVQAELRGLGIRRAELTEVRDAANVLSLHLPLTPETEQMVNAEFIAAMPAGAVVLNVSRGGLIDSAALAAALDAGQLSAAALDVLDEEPPSVDHPLVGRADVVLSPHIAYFSSFTEAEYVRVQAANAVTFAETGRPESPVNSPA; encoded by the coding sequence ATGAGGCCACTCGCCGTCTACACCGACACCGATGACACTGACGTCTCAGCTGGCGTGCGCCTGCTCGAGGCCGCCGGCTACGAGGTGCGGGTGCTCGAGACCCGCGAGCCCGAGGCGATCATCGCGGGTGCTCGCGACGCCGAAGTCTTGCTGCTCGGCTACGCACCGATCACGCGCGAGATCATCGAGGCACTCCCGAAGCTCAGACTTATCGCGCTCATGTCGATGGGCTTCGACTTTGTCGACATCGACGCGGCGACCGAGCAGGGCGTGTGGGTGACGAACGTGCCCGGAGCTGCAACGGAGGAGGTCGCGACGCACGCGCTCGCGCTGCTGCTGCACGCGAAGCGCCAGCTGCCCTTTTACCTGGCCTCAGCCACGCCTGAGCGGTGGAACGAGCGTGCCGAGGTCGCCCCGGCTCGGCTCAGCGAACTGCAGCTCGGCATTGTCGGGCTCGGCAAGATCGGGCGCGAGTTCGCTCGGGTCGCGGGCCCGCTCTTCGGCGGTGTCGTGGGCTACGACCCGTTCCTCCCCGACACCCCTGAGGTGCAGGCCGAACTTCGGGGGCTCGGTATTCGCCGCGCCGAGCTCACCGAGGTTCGCGATGCTGCGAATGTGCTCTCGCTGCACCTTCCGCTCACTCCGGAGACCGAGCAGATGGTCAACGCAGAGTTCATCGCGGCGATGCCCGCGGGCGCCGTCGTGTTGAACGTCTCGCGCGGTGGTCTGATCGACAGCGCTGCGCTCGCCGCGGCGCTCGACGCGGGGCAGCTCTCGGCCGCGGCGCTCGACGTGCTCGACGAGGAGCCTCCGAGCGTGGACCACCCGCTCGTCGGCCGGGCCGACGTCGTGCTCAGCCCGCACATCGCCTACTTCTCATCGTTCACCGAGGCAGAGTACGTGCGCGTGCAGGCGGCGAACGCCGTGACGTTTGCCGAGACTGGGCGGCCTGAGTCGCCGGTTAATTCCCCCGCCTAG
- a CDS encoding thiamine pyrophosphate-binding protein → MTERTTVKRTTGWLVIETIKNYGVDTVFGIPGTHNLEFYRPLAEFGIRAVTSRHEQGAGYAADGWSLQTGRPGVVITTSGPGLLNALSAAGTAYAESRPMIILAPGPARGKEFADVGTLHETKDQLSAAAAIVERASRVQTAGEAVAAVHEAFELFATTRPRPVYIEVPLDLLEEEIGEEIADAELTARDFPPVSAPDAALVAAAAAALAGAQDPVILAGGGSRGAGGELRRLAERLGAPVVTTLNAKGVLDETHPLALGSNLRLAAARNRARDADVLLVVGAKLGGAELWVDALEARGRVIRVDLLASQIHKNQRAEIGIVADAAAAIAAIGEALDGLDGPGAQSAGPRDAAASVAATREAVRAESAELDGVNTALGELIAGTLPENAIVSTDSSQIAYWGLLNAVTARVPNSTPYMGTYATLGYGLPAAIGSRIAAPERPVFAVLGDGALMFSMQEFITVVEQGIDVTVVVVDNGGYAEIQQNEADAGIAPVGVVLAQPDWAAVATAFGGAGHRVANAAELATAVDAAVSRGGLQLIHLQQDAFDLGSGANA, encoded by the coding sequence ATGACTGAGCGCACGACCGTGAAGCGGACGACGGGTTGGCTCGTCATCGAGACGATCAAGAACTACGGCGTCGACACCGTGTTCGGTATCCCGGGCACCCACAACCTTGAGTTCTACAGGCCGCTCGCGGAGTTTGGGATCCGTGCGGTCACGTCGCGCCACGAGCAGGGCGCGGGGTACGCGGCTGACGGCTGGTCGCTTCAGACCGGGAGGCCGGGCGTCGTCATCACCACGAGCGGCCCCGGCCTGCTCAACGCGCTGAGCGCCGCGGGCACAGCCTACGCCGAGTCGCGGCCGATGATCATTCTTGCCCCGGGCCCGGCCCGCGGCAAAGAGTTCGCCGATGTCGGGACCCTGCACGAGACGAAGGATCAGTTGAGCGCGGCCGCAGCGATCGTCGAGCGCGCGAGCCGCGTGCAGACCGCAGGCGAGGCCGTTGCGGCGGTGCACGAGGCGTTCGAACTCTTCGCGACGACCCGCCCCCGCCCCGTCTACATCGAGGTGCCCCTCGACCTCCTCGAGGAAGAGATCGGCGAGGAAATCGCGGACGCGGAGCTTACCGCGCGCGACTTCCCGCCCGTCTCGGCTCCCGACGCAGCCCTGGTCGCCGCGGCGGCCGCGGCGCTCGCCGGAGCGCAGGATCCGGTGATCCTCGCCGGCGGTGGCTCGCGCGGGGCGGGCGGTGAGCTTCGGCGCCTCGCCGAGCGGCTCGGCGCCCCCGTGGTGACGACGCTCAACGCGAAGGGCGTGCTCGATGAGACCCACCCGCTCGCGCTCGGGTCGAACCTCAGGCTCGCCGCGGCCCGCAACCGCGCCCGCGACGCGGACGTGCTGCTCGTCGTGGGGGCCAAGCTCGGCGGGGCTGAGCTCTGGGTCGACGCGCTCGAGGCACGCGGCCGGGTCATCCGCGTGGACCTGCTCGCATCGCAGATCCACAAGAACCAGCGGGCCGAGATTGGAATCGTGGCGGACGCGGCTGCGGCAATCGCCGCAATCGGCGAGGCGCTCGACGGGCTTGATGGGCCCGGTGCGCAGAGCGCCGGGCCGCGCGACGCGGCCGCGAGCGTCGCCGCCACCCGGGAAGCCGTGCGGGCTGAGTCCGCAGAGCTCGACGGAGTGAACACTGCGCTCGGGGAGCTCATTGCCGGGACCCTGCCCGAGAACGCGATCGTGTCGACCGACTCGTCGCAGATTGCGTACTGGGGCCTCCTCAACGCGGTCACCGCGCGCGTTCCGAACTCGACGCCCTACATGGGCACGTACGCGACGCTCGGCTACGGCCTCCCGGCCGCGATCGGGTCGCGCATCGCGGCCCCTGAGCGCCCGGTGTTCGCGGTGCTCGGTGACGGCGCGCTCATGTTCTCCATGCAGGAGTTCATCACCGTCGTTGAGCAGGGCATCGACGTCACGGTCGTCGTCGTCGACAACGGCGGGTACGCCGAGATCCAACAGAACGAAGCCGACGCGGGCATTGCGCCCGTCGGCGTGGTGTTGGCGCAGCCAGACTGGGCGGCGGTTGCAACCGCGTTCGGCGGGGCGGGACACCGCGTCGCAAACGCGGCCGAACTCGCGACCGCGGTCGACGCCGCGGTGTCACGGGGTGGGCTTCAGCTCATCCACCTCCAACAGGACGCATTCGATTTGGGAAGCGGGGCCAACGCATGA